Proteins encoded within one genomic window of Acidimicrobiales bacterium:
- a CDS encoding acyl-CoA dehydrogenase family protein: protein MWDFETDPEFQAKLDWADAFVREEVEPLDLVWPGLEFTPLDDARRRAIDPLKQEVRRQKLWATHLGPELGGEGYGQLKLSLLNEILGRSSWAPIVFGCQAPDTGNAEIIAHYGTEEQKERYLRPLLEGEIFSCYSMTEPHAGADPTMFTTRAVKDGDEWVIDGWKFFSSNARTAAFLIVMVVTNPDVSPYKGMSMFLVPSDTPGIDIVRNVGLAGEPADEGSHALIHYDGVRVPANALLGGEGQAFAIAQTRLGGGRIHHAMRTIGMAGRALDMMCERALSRETQGSLLADKQFVQGYIADSYAQLTQFRLFVLYTAWSIDKHNDYRKVRKDIATAKVVMPDVLHDIAWRAMQVHGALGVSNEMPFLRMVMGAGIMGLADGPTEVHKVTVARQVLRDHKATDDLWPTQHIPKLREAARAKYAEFLEHEVGNL from the coding sequence ATGTGGGATTTCGAGACCGACCCTGAGTTCCAGGCCAAGCTGGACTGGGCCGATGCGTTCGTGCGGGAGGAGGTGGAGCCGCTCGACCTCGTGTGGCCGGGGCTGGAGTTCACGCCGCTCGACGACGCGCGCCGGCGGGCGATCGACCCGCTCAAGCAGGAGGTGCGGCGCCAGAAGCTGTGGGCCACGCACCTCGGCCCCGAGCTGGGCGGGGAGGGCTACGGCCAGCTCAAGCTGTCGCTGCTGAACGAGATCCTGGGCCGCTCGTCGTGGGCCCCGATCGTCTTCGGGTGCCAGGCGCCCGACACCGGCAACGCCGAGATCATCGCCCACTACGGCACGGAGGAGCAGAAGGAGCGGTACCTCCGCCCGCTGCTCGAGGGCGAGATCTTCTCCTGCTACTCGATGACCGAGCCCCACGCCGGGGCCGACCCGACGATGTTCACGACACGAGCCGTCAAGGACGGCGACGAGTGGGTCATCGACGGCTGGAAGTTCTTCTCGTCCAACGCCCGGACGGCGGCGTTCCTCATCGTCATGGTCGTGACGAACCCCGACGTCAGCCCGTACAAGGGCATGTCCATGTTCCTGGTGCCGAGCGACACCCCCGGCATCGACATCGTGCGCAACGTGGGCCTGGCCGGCGAGCCGGCGGACGAGGGGTCGCACGCCCTCATCCACTACGACGGCGTCCGGGTGCCCGCCAACGCGCTGCTCGGCGGCGAGGGCCAGGCGTTCGCCATCGCCCAGACCCGCCTCGGCGGCGGCCGGATCCACCACGCGATGCGGACGATCGGCATGGCCGGCAGGGCGCTCGACATGATGTGCGAGCGGGCGCTCAGCCGCGAGACGCAGGGCAGCCTCCTCGCCGACAAGCAGTTCGTGCAGGGCTACATCGCCGACTCGTACGCCCAGCTCACCCAGTTCCGGCTGTTCGTGCTCTACACCGCCTGGTCGATCGACAAGCACAACGACTACCGCAAGGTGCGCAAGGACATCGCCACGGCGAAGGTGGTCATGCCCGACGTGCTGCACGACATCGCCTGGCGGGCCATGCAGGTGCACGGCGCGCTCGGCGTGAGCAACGAGATGCCGTTCCTCAGGATGGTGATGGGTGCCGGGATCATGGGCCTGGCCGACGGCCCGACCGAGGTCCACAAGGTCACCGTGGCCCGGCAGGTACTCCGCGACCACAAGGCCACCGACGACCTGTGGCCCACGCAGCACATCCCGAAGCTCCGGGAGGCCGCCCGGGCCAAGTACGCCGAGTTCCTCGAGCACGAGGTGGGCAACCTGTGA
- a CDS encoding TetR/AcrR family transcriptional regulator, which yields MENAMRDAATGGGADDVAARIAQRTLAKRGAEYEGEVRRLLDAALDVMRRCGTTSRPRVADIVAAAGLSNDAFYRYFPSKDALVAAILEDGAERLRSYLAHQMAKEATPEGKVRRWVEGVLAQAADEDIASTTLAVLWNGDSLGDGLGDGHAAGRPSTKGPLATLLREPFAELGSADPDLDASLAAHGVVGKLSDYLWGHVQPSPAEIDHVADYALAVVMARPASS from the coding sequence GTGGAGAATGCAATGCGGGATGCGGCGACGGGAGGCGGGGCCGACGACGTGGCGGCGCGCATCGCCCAGCGGACGCTGGCCAAGCGGGGCGCCGAGTACGAGGGGGAGGTCCGGCGCCTGCTCGACGCCGCGCTCGACGTGATGCGGCGCTGCGGCACCACGTCGCGTCCCCGCGTGGCCGACATCGTGGCGGCCGCCGGGCTGTCGAACGACGCCTTCTACCGGTACTTCCCGTCGAAGGACGCGCTGGTCGCCGCCATCCTCGAGGACGGCGCCGAGCGGCTGCGGAGCTACCTCGCCCACCAGATGGCCAAGGAGGCGACGCCGGAGGGCAAGGTGCGGCGCTGGGTGGAGGGCGTCCTGGCGCAGGCGGCCGACGAGGACATCGCCTCGACCACGCTGGCCGTGCTGTGGAACGGCGACAGCCTGGGCGATGGCCTGGGCGACGGCCACGCGGCGGGCCGTCCGTCCACCAAGGGCCCGCTGGCCACGCTCCTGCGTGAGCCCTTCGCCGAGCTGGGCAGCGCCGATCCGGACCTCGACGCGTCGCTCGCCGCCCACGGGGTGGTCGGGAAGCTCTCCGACTACCTGTGGGGGCACGTGCAACCCAGCCCCGCCGAGATCGACCACGTCGCCGACTACGCCCTCGCCGTCGTCATGGCCCGACCGGCGTCGTCCTGA
- a CDS encoding pyridoxamine 5'-phosphate oxidase family protein, whose translation MREQRRGRAIAMTTDEVDAYLRAERTCRVGTVGAEGGPHVSALWFVWDGTALWLNSLVKSQRWVNVVRSPRVSVLVDGGGEFMELHGVELIGDAEVVGEVPRTDEPDPAVAEPERLFGDKYVGGRFASDGRHAWLRMVPEKIVSWDFRKIGG comes from the coding sequence ATGAGGGAGCAGCGGCGCGGTCGGGCGATCGCGATGACCACCGACGAGGTCGACGCCTACCTCCGGGCGGAGCGCACCTGTCGCGTCGGCACGGTGGGCGCCGAGGGCGGTCCTCACGTCTCGGCGCTGTGGTTCGTGTGGGACGGCACCGCCCTGTGGCTCAACTCGCTGGTGAAGAGCCAGCGGTGGGTGAACGTGGTCCGCAGCCCGCGCGTCAGCGTGCTCGTCGACGGCGGCGGGGAGTTCATGGAGCTGCACGGGGTCGAGCTCATCGGCGACGCCGAGGTCGTGGGCGAGGTGCCCCGCACCGACGAGCCCGACCCGGCCGTGGCCGAGCCCGAGCGCCTCTTCGGCGACAAGTACGTCGGCGGCCGGTTCGCGTCCGACGGCCGTCACGCCTGGCTGCGGATGGTCCCGGAGAAGATCGTGAGCTGGGACTTCCGCAAGATCGGCGGCTAG
- a CDS encoding OB-fold domain-containing protein, producing the protein MRPLPQLTPVNEWFWTSGADGSLRIQGCTDCKALVHPPVPICPVCRSRSWAPTVVSGYGTVVAFTVNRHRWLPGFDLDPPYAIANVALAEDPTVHLTTNVVGCDPDEVHVGQEVAVRFEQHEDVWVPLFEPTGGTDAVDRVGEPARPAPRPPVRDDRFEHRAVLSGVGRSAIGRRLMVDPLSLSVDACLAAVADAGLTLDDIDGLSTYPGGIGMGMSEGGVTAVEEALRLRPTWINGGGDLPGPGGSVIAAMLAVAGGLCRHVLCFRTVWESTYAALGLRAGSAGRLTGAMQEWRAPFGAMSAANWIGMNANQYLHRYGAPREMLGWIALNGRANAARNPAAIYRDPMTMDDYLSARPITSPFGLYDCDVPCDASIAVIVSDASVAGDLPKPAVRVEAVGTQITERISWDQGTITHEPQVLGQSAHLWTRTSLRPADVDMALVYDGFTFNAISWIEALGFCGIGEAKDWLDGGRRIALDGELPVNPHGGQLSEGRTHGFGFLYEAMAQLRHDAGDRQVADARTAVVTSGGGTPSGVLLLRRDGA; encoded by the coding sequence GTGCGACCGCTCCCCCAGCTGACACCGGTCAACGAGTGGTTCTGGACCTCGGGTGCCGACGGGAGCCTGCGGATCCAGGGCTGCACGGACTGCAAGGCGCTCGTCCACCCGCCGGTCCCCATCTGCCCGGTGTGCCGCAGCCGGTCGTGGGCGCCGACGGTGGTGTCGGGCTACGGGACCGTCGTCGCCTTCACCGTCAACCGCCACCGGTGGCTCCCGGGGTTCGACCTCGACCCGCCGTACGCCATCGCCAACGTGGCGCTCGCCGAGGACCCGACCGTCCACCTCACGACCAACGTCGTGGGGTGCGACCCGGACGAGGTCCACGTCGGCCAGGAGGTCGCGGTCCGCTTCGAGCAGCACGAGGACGTCTGGGTCCCGCTGTTCGAGCCGACGGGCGGCACCGACGCCGTCGACCGGGTCGGCGAGCCGGCGCGCCCGGCCCCCCGGCCGCCCGTGCGCGACGACCGGTTCGAGCACCGGGCCGTGCTCTCCGGCGTGGGGCGCTCGGCGATCGGGCGGCGGCTGATGGTCGACCCGCTGTCGCTCAGCGTCGACGCCTGCCTGGCGGCGGTCGCCGACGCCGGCCTCACCCTCGACGACATCGACGGGCTCTCCACCTACCCCGGCGGCATCGGCATGGGCATGAGCGAGGGCGGCGTCACCGCCGTCGAGGAGGCGCTGCGGCTGCGGCCCACGTGGATCAACGGCGGCGGCGACCTCCCCGGCCCGGGTGGCTCGGTGATCGCCGCCATGCTGGCGGTGGCCGGCGGCCTGTGCCGGCACGTGCTGTGCTTCCGCACGGTGTGGGAGTCGACGTACGCCGCGCTCGGCCTCCGCGCGGGGAGCGCGGGTCGGCTGACGGGGGCGATGCAGGAGTGGCGGGCGCCGTTCGGGGCCATGTCGGCGGCCAACTGGATCGGCATGAACGCCAACCAGTACCTCCACCGCTACGGCGCGCCTCGGGAGATGCTCGGGTGGATCGCCCTCAACGGCCGGGCCAACGCGGCGCGCAACCCGGCGGCGATCTACCGCGACCCGATGACCATGGACGACTACCTGTCGGCCCGCCCGATCACCAGCCCCTTCGGGCTCTACGACTGCGACGTGCCCTGCGACGCCTCGATCGCGGTGATCGTGTCCGACGCCTCGGTGGCGGGCGACCTGCCCAAGCCGGCCGTCCGGGTCGAGGCCGTCGGGACCCAGATCACCGAGCGGATCTCGTGGGACCAGGGCACCATCACCCACGAGCCGCAGGTCCTCGGCCAGTCGGCGCACCTGTGGACGCGAACGAGCCTGCGACCGGCCGACGTCGACATGGCGCTCGTCTACGACGGCTTCACCTTCAACGCCATCTCCTGGATCGAGGCGCTGGGGTTCTGCGGGATCGGCGAGGCGAAGGACTGGCTCGACGGCGGGCGGCGCATCGCGCTCGACGGCGAGCTGCCGGTGAACCCCCACGGCGGCCAGCTGTCGGAGGGTCGCACGCACGGCTTCGGCTTCCTCTACGAGGCGATGGCGCAGCTCCGCCACGACGCCGGCGACCGCCAGGTGGCCGACGCGAGGACGGCCGTCGTCACGTCCGGCGGCGGCACGCCCTCCGGGGTGCTCCTCCTCCGCCGGGACGGCGCCTGA
- a CDS encoding CoA transferase, with amino-acid sequence MTAVMQGVRILEVAEHTFVPAASALLADWGAEVVKIEHVERGDAMRGLASSGTVDLGTSVHVLLEHSNRGKQSLGLDLTSQEGLDVLYQLAATCDVFLTNKLPSVRTKLEIDVEDIRAHNPDIVYVRGHGQGERGPEADRGSYDSLAYWCRAGVAMGVKQADAEYIPAPPAPAFGDSIGAMTIAGGIMGALFHRERTGEATTVDVSLLGVGMWSMGAALALSLQHGVGWAPPPLDVPRGNPLVANYETKDGKFVALCCLQAGKYWPEACKVIGRPELATDERFADAAAINANVAVATELFGVAFAEHTADEWRQRLAGFSGQWTMVQDTLEASADAQTVANGYVQDCETADGVPFQLAAAPVQYDGEAATPRRAPEFNEHGDAILESIGFDMDTILDLKVRGIVA; translated from the coding sequence ATGACCGCCGTCATGCAGGGAGTTCGCATCCTCGAAGTGGCCGAGCACACGTTCGTGCCGGCGGCATCGGCGTTGCTGGCGGACTGGGGCGCCGAGGTGGTGAAGATCGAGCACGTCGAGCGGGGCGACGCGATGCGGGGCCTGGCATCGAGCGGGACCGTCGACCTGGGGACGTCCGTGCACGTGCTGCTGGAGCACTCGAACCGGGGCAAGCAGAGCCTCGGGCTGGACCTCACCTCGCAGGAGGGCCTCGACGTCCTCTACCAGCTCGCCGCCACCTGCGACGTGTTCCTCACCAACAAGCTCCCCAGCGTCCGGACGAAGCTCGAGATCGACGTCGAGGACATCCGGGCCCACAACCCGGACATCGTCTACGTCCGGGGCCACGGCCAGGGCGAGCGGGGCCCCGAGGCCGACCGCGGCTCCTACGACTCGCTCGCCTACTGGTGCCGGGCCGGCGTCGCCATGGGCGTGAAGCAGGCCGACGCCGAGTACATCCCGGCGCCGCCCGCTCCGGCGTTCGGCGACTCGATCGGCGCGATGACGATCGCCGGCGGGATCATGGGCGCGCTGTTCCACCGGGAGCGCACCGGCGAGGCCACCACCGTCGACGTGTCGCTCCTCGGCGTCGGCATGTGGTCGATGGGGGCGGCGCTCGCGCTGTCGCTCCAGCACGGCGTCGGCTGGGCCCCGCCGCCGCTCGACGTCCCGCGGGGCAACCCCCTCGTCGCCAACTACGAGACCAAGGACGGGAAGTTCGTGGCGCTCTGCTGCCTCCAGGCCGGGAAGTACTGGCCGGAGGCCTGCAAGGTCATCGGGCGGCCGGAGCTCGCCACCGACGAGCGCTTCGCCGACGCCGCCGCGATCAACGCCAACGTCGCGGTCGCCACCGAGCTGTTCGGCGTCGCCTTCGCCGAGCACACGGCCGACGAGTGGCGGCAACGCCTCGCCGGCTTCTCCGGCCAGTGGACGATGGTGCAGGACACGCTGGAGGCGTCCGCCGACGCCCAGACTGTCGCCAACGGCTACGTGCAGGACTGCGAGACGGCCGACGGGGTGCCGTTCCAGCTGGCGGCGGCACCCGTCCAGTACGACGGCGAGGCGGCCACGCCCCGCCGAGCGCCCGAGTTCAACGAGCACGGCGACGCGATCCTCGAAAGCATCGGCTTCGACATGGACACGATCCTGGACCTCAAGGTCCGCGGCATCGTCGCCTGA
- a CDS encoding amidohydrolase family protein, with product MTRGCEFPVFDSDNHLYETREAFTRHLPDRYRGAIDYVEVRGRTKIVVRGQISEYIPNPTFEVVARPGAQEEYFRLGNPEGRSYREIVGDPIRALPGFREPAPRLALMDELGVDRALMFPTLASLLEERLRDDPELVHAVIHSLNQWLHEQWTFDYEGRIFATPVITLPIVDKAIEELRWVVERGARAVLIRPAPAPGHSGSRSFGLPEFDPFWQAVVDADVLVTMHASDSGYTRYQTDWTGPQEMLPFKPDAFRTLTMGKRPIEDTMAAFTCHGVLTRFPDLRVALVENGGDWVVPFLEHLSDVHRKMPQQFDEDPVEAFKRNVWVNPFHEDDIQRLVEVMGVDHILFGSDYPHPEGLAEPVSYLDHLPPGLPDEDVAKIMGGNLARIMRVPATTA from the coding sequence ATGACGCGAGGGTGCGAGTTCCCGGTCTTCGACTCCGACAACCACCTGTACGAGACCCGGGAGGCGTTCACCCGCCACCTCCCGGACCGGTATCGGGGCGCCATCGACTACGTCGAGGTGCGGGGGCGCACGAAGATCGTGGTCCGGGGCCAGATCAGCGAGTACATCCCCAACCCCACCTTCGAGGTGGTGGCGCGGCCCGGCGCCCAGGAGGAGTACTTCCGGCTCGGCAACCCGGAGGGCAGGTCGTACCGCGAGATCGTGGGCGACCCGATCCGCGCCCTCCCCGGTTTCCGGGAGCCCGCCCCGCGCCTGGCGCTCATGGACGAGCTCGGCGTCGACCGGGCGCTGATGTTCCCCACGCTCGCCAGCCTCCTCGAGGAGCGGCTGCGCGACGACCCCGAGCTGGTCCACGCCGTGATCCACTCGCTCAACCAGTGGCTCCACGAGCAGTGGACGTTCGACTACGAGGGCCGCATCTTCGCCACCCCGGTGATCACGCTGCCGATCGTCGACAAGGCGATCGAGGAGCTCCGGTGGGTGGTCGAGCGCGGCGCCCGGGCCGTGCTCATCCGGCCCGCGCCGGCACCGGGCCACAGCGGCTCGCGGTCCTTCGGGCTCCCCGAGTTCGACCCGTTCTGGCAGGCCGTGGTCGACGCCGACGTCCTGGTGACGATGCACGCGTCCGACAGCGGCTACACGCGCTACCAGACCGACTGGACCGGTCCCCAGGAGATGCTGCCGTTCAAGCCGGACGCCTTCCGGACGCTGACGATGGGCAAGCGGCCGATCGAGGACACGATGGCGGCCTTCACCTGCCACGGCGTGCTCACCCGCTTCCCCGACCTGCGCGTCGCGCTCGTCGAGAACGGCGGCGATTGGGTGGTGCCCTTCCTGGAGCACCTCTCCGACGTCCACCGCAAGATGCCCCAGCAGTTCGACGAGGATCCGGTCGAGGCGTTCAAGCGCAACGTCTGGGTCAACCCGTTCCACGAGGACGACATCCAGCGCCTCGTCGAGGTGATGGGCGTCGACCACATCCTGTTCGGCTCCGACTACCCCCACCCCGAGGGCCTCGCCGAGCCGGTCAGCTACCTCGACCACCTGCCTCCCGGGCTCCCCGACGAGGACGTGGCGAAGATCATGGGCGGCAACCTCGCCCGGATCATGCGAGTCCCGGCCACCACGGCCTGA
- a CDS encoding SDR family oxidoreductase — protein MTLFDAFNYQGKRALVVGGATGMGAATAELVQDAGAEVVVMDYAEVTLPGVKAIPVNLAEKASIDAAVDDLGGPVHAVFSCAGVADGTPGIERINFIGHRHLLDRLLAADLLPRGAAIGLISSAAGYGWQANLDVLKEYLAIRDFDAATQWAQENGKADYMWSKLAINAFVAGEAFELLKRGIRINAILPGPTDTPLARANADLWLGFGADYRSESGIEASTPLEQAYPLVFLCSDAAAGVTGITMVTDAGYFSAGISGSFPAATGAVEFLSSKF, from the coding sequence ATGACACTGTTCGACGCGTTCAACTACCAGGGCAAGCGCGCCCTCGTCGTCGGCGGCGCCACCGGCATGGGTGCCGCCACCGCCGAGCTGGTCCAGGACGCCGGCGCCGAGGTCGTCGTCATGGACTACGCCGAGGTCACCCTCCCCGGCGTCAAGGCCATCCCGGTGAACCTCGCCGAGAAGGCCTCCATCGACGCCGCGGTCGACGACCTCGGCGGCCCGGTCCACGCCGTGTTCTCCTGCGCCGGCGTCGCCGACGGCACCCCCGGCATCGAACGCATCAACTTCATCGGCCACCGCCACCTCCTCGACCGCCTCCTTGCCGCCGACCTGCTCCCCCGCGGCGCCGCCATCGGCCTCATCTCCTCCGCCGCCGGCTACGGGTGGCAGGCCAACCTCGACGTGCTCAAGGAGTACCTGGCGATCAGGGACTTCGACGCCGCGACCCAGTGGGCCCAGGAGAACGGCAAGGCCGACTACATGTGGAGCAAGCTCGCCATCAACGCCTTCGTGGCGGGCGAGGCCTTCGAGCTGCTCAAGCGGGGCATCCGCATCAACGCCATCCTCCCCGGCCCCACCGACACGCCGCTCGCCCGGGCGAACGCCGACCTGTGGCTGGGGTTCGGCGCCGACTACCGGAGCGAGTCCGGCATCGAGGCCTCCACCCCGCTGGAGCAGGCCTACCCGCTGGTGTTCCTGTGCAGCGACGCGGCGGCCGGCGTCACCGGCATCACCATGGTCACCGACGCGGGCTACTTCAGCGCGGGGATCTCCGGGTCGTTCCCCGCCGCGACCGGGGCCGTCGAGTTCCTGTCCAGCAAGTTCTGA
- a CDS encoding acyl-CoA dehydrogenase family protein, with the protein MDLELSEEESELRDNVRAVLAGVCPPAVVRAVYEGKGDAAPVWARMVELYWPALAIAEDHGGLGLGFVEVALVAEELGRAVVPSPFLATVTQFAPVVRELDAANGLLDRVAAGEVTGTVALAERGSWELSAVTATAEESAEGWVLQGTKSAVLDGAEADEVLVVARGAEGLGVFVVPRPALAITPRTVVDPTSPLADVVLDGVVVPPDRVLAAPGTTGVAEALERAGQEATVALAAATVGACRVIFEQTVEYAKVREQYGRPIGSFQALKHRMADMYLAVERAQSLCYFAALTIAEDDPRRAEAASMAKAAAGECQRLVVQDGLQLHGGIGMTWEHDLHFLLKRAIAGDALYGNAVHHRSRLAQMLGLVA; encoded by the coding sequence ATGGATCTCGAGTTGTCGGAGGAGGAGTCCGAGCTCCGGGACAACGTGCGTGCCGTGTTGGCGGGCGTGTGCCCGCCGGCCGTGGTGCGGGCGGTCTACGAGGGCAAGGGCGACGCGGCGCCGGTGTGGGCCCGGATGGTCGAGCTGTACTGGCCGGCGCTGGCGATCGCGGAGGACCACGGTGGCCTGGGCCTGGGGTTCGTCGAGGTGGCGCTGGTGGCCGAGGAGCTCGGCCGGGCCGTGGTGCCGAGCCCGTTCCTGGCCACGGTGACGCAGTTCGCGCCGGTGGTGCGGGAGCTCGACGCCGCCAACGGCCTGCTGGATCGGGTGGCGGCCGGAGAGGTGACCGGCACCGTGGCTCTGGCTGAGAGGGGTTCGTGGGAGCTGTCCGCGGTCACGGCGACCGCGGAGGAGTCGGCTGAGGGTTGGGTGCTGCAGGGCACGAAGAGCGCGGTGCTCGACGGTGCCGAGGCCGACGAGGTGCTGGTGGTGGCCCGGGGTGCGGAGGGCCTGGGCGTGTTCGTGGTGCCCCGCCCGGCCCTGGCGATCACTCCCCGCACGGTGGTCGATCCGACGTCGCCGCTCGCCGACGTGGTGCTCGACGGTGTCGTGGTCCCGCCCGACCGTGTCCTGGCCGCCCCCGGCACGACCGGGGTCGCGGAGGCGCTGGAGCGGGCCGGGCAGGAGGCGACCGTCGCCCTGGCCGCCGCCACCGTGGGCGCCTGCCGGGTGATCTTCGAGCAGACGGTGGAGTACGCGAAGGTGCGCGAGCAGTACGGGCGGCCGATCGGCTCGTTCCAGGCCTTGAAGCACCGGATGGCCGACATGTACCTGGCCGTGGAGCGGGCGCAGTCGCTGTGCTACTTCGCGGCGCTCACGATCGCCGAGGACGACCCCCGCCGGGCCGAGGCGGCGTCGATGGCGAAGGCCGCGGCGGGGGAGTGCCAGCGCCTGGTGGTGCAGGACGGCCTGCAGCTCCACGGCGGGATCGGCATGACCTGGGAGCACGACCTGCACTTCCTGTTGAAACGGGCGATCGCCGGGGACGCGCTGTACGGCAACGCCGTGCACCACCGCTCGCGGCTCGCCCAGATGCTGGGGCTGGTGGCATGA
- a CDS encoding LLM class F420-dependent oxidoreductase, giving the protein MSVMQHFVTYPLVAHPYSPELVTKPALVRFATRAEELGFDGMGFTDHPAPSQRWLTNGGHDAVDPFVAFGVVAAVTERLRLIPNILVLPYRNPFVVAKAASTLDVLSDGRFVLAVATGYQRAEYRALGVDFEERNQLFDEALEVIKGVWSTDDFAYEGLHFTAKGQTANPKPGRIPIWIGGNSALSRRRVATSGDCWSPFPAPALLAQTAKTPVLETIDDLLPMLDHLWHCVDEAGRDRREIDVSMSALGCASPGDAAFDPQRHLDTLGALADLGVTWTSTGIPGDSLDHALEVLEEYATTVIAPMAAGKT; this is encoded by the coding sequence ATGAGCGTGATGCAGCACTTCGTCACCTACCCCCTCGTCGCCCACCCCTACAGCCCCGAGCTGGTCACCAAGCCGGCCCTGGTCCGCTTCGCCACGCGGGCCGAGGAGCTGGGGTTCGACGGGATGGGCTTCACCGACCACCCGGCGCCGTCCCAGCGCTGGCTGACCAACGGCGGCCACGACGCGGTCGACCCGTTCGTGGCGTTCGGCGTGGTGGCCGCCGTGACCGAGCGGCTCCGCCTGATCCCCAACATCCTGGTGCTCCCGTACCGCAACCCGTTCGTGGTCGCCAAGGCCGCGTCGACGCTCGACGTGCTGTCCGACGGCCGGTTCGTGCTGGCCGTGGCCACGGGGTACCAGCGGGCCGAGTACCGGGCCCTCGGCGTCGACTTCGAGGAGCGGAACCAGCTCTTCGACGAGGCGCTGGAGGTCATCAAGGGCGTGTGGTCCACCGACGACTTCGCCTACGAGGGGCTCCACTTCACGGCCAAGGGCCAGACCGCCAACCCGAAGCCGGGCCGGATCCCCATCTGGATCGGCGGCAACAGCGCGCTGTCCCGCCGCCGGGTGGCGACGTCGGGCGACTGCTGGAGCCCGTTCCCGGCGCCGGCGCTGCTGGCGCAGACGGCGAAGACCCCGGTGCTGGAGACGATCGACGACCTCCTGCCGATGCTCGACCACCTCTGGCACTGCGTCGACGAGGCCGGTCGGGACCGCAGGGAGATCGACGTCTCGATGTCGGCGCTGGGCTGCGCGTCGCCCGGCGACGCGGCGTTCGACCCCCAACGGCACCTCGACACGCTGGGCGCCCTGGCCGACCTCGGCGTGACCTGGACGAGCACCGGCATCCCCGGCGACAGCCTCGACCACGCCCTCGAGGTGCTCGAGGAGTACGCGACCACCGTCATCGCTCCGATGGCGGCGGGCAAGACGTGA
- a CDS encoding acyl-CoA dehydrogenase family protein, with protein MKLTFGDDVEAFRQEFLAWLADNRPTAEEMAADPAVSSAHVPEWASRWTRRLFDAGWLVPGWPPERGGRNAGPVEVLVYLEALSRAGVPRTTNPQGLGIVAPSILDYGTDAQIKDYALAVLHGEKAACLGMSEPGAGSDLASLSTRAVLDGDQFVINGQKVWTSGANYADFCFLFCRTDPDAPKHKGISVILVDMNTPGITVRPLAEIVKPEHPDLNEVFFSDVVVPRENLVGKMNDGWAMANGSLAHERGMVWLNFVMHMEQDVASLLAQAPAALARMEAPERAVVADGLVESIIDATAARCLGYRGFAKLVRGGSAPEQALMKAFCSEAQRRITLRSAEMSADHTVDIGVTPASDPTWIERYFTSYGGTISAGSSEIQRNIIAEKVLGLPR; from the coding sequence ATGAAGCTGACCTTCGGTGACGACGTCGAGGCCTTCCGGCAGGAGTTCCTGGCCTGGCTGGCCGACAACCGGCCGACCGCGGAGGAGATGGCCGCCGACCCCGCGGTGTCGTCCGCCCATGTCCCCGAGTGGGCCAGCCGCTGGACCCGGCGGTTGTTCGACGCCGGCTGGCTCGTGCCCGGCTGGCCGCCCGAACGTGGCGGCCGCAATGCCGGGCCGGTCGAGGTGCTGGTGTACCTGGAGGCGCTGTCGAGGGCGGGGGTGCCGCGCACCACCAACCCGCAGGGGCTCGGCATCGTCGCCCCGTCGATCCTCGACTACGGCACCGACGCCCAGATCAAGGACTACGCCCTGGCCGTCCTCCACGGTGAGAAGGCCGCGTGCCTGGGTATGAGCGAGCCGGGCGCCGGCAGCGACCTGGCGTCGCTGAGCACCCGGGCAGTGCTCGACGGCGACCAGTTCGTGATCAACGGGCAGAAGGTCTGGACCTCCGGCGCCAACTACGCCGACTTCTGCTTCCTGTTCTGCCGCACCGACCCCGACGCGCCCAAGCACAAGGGCATCAGCGTGATCCTCGTCGACATGAACACGCCCGGGATCACCGTCCGGCCCCTGGCCGAGATCGTGAAGCCGGAGCATCCGGACCTCAACGAGGTGTTCTTCAGCGACGTCGTCGTCCCCAGGGAGAACCTCGTCGGCAAGATGAACGACGGCTGGGCCATGGCGAACGGTTCACTGGCCCACGAGCGCGGCATGGTCTGGCTGAACTTCGTGATGCACATGGAGCAGGACGTCGCGTCCCTGCTCGCGCAGGCCCCCGCCGCGCTCGCCCGCATGGAGGCACCCGAGCGGGCCGTGGTGGCCGACGGCCTCGTCGAGTCGATCATCGACGCCACCGCCGCCCGCTGCCTCGGTTACCGGGGCTTCGCCAAGCTGGTCCGCGGCGGCTCCGCCCCCGAGCAGGCCCTCATGAAGGCCTTCTGCAGCGAGGCCCAACGCCGCATCACCCTGCGGTCCGCCGAGATGAGCGCCGACCACACGGTCGACATCGGGGTGACCCCGGCGAGCGACCCGACCTGGATCGAGCGCTACTTCACCTCGTACGGCGGCACGATCTCCGCCGGCTCGTCCGAGATCCAACGCAACATCATCGCCGAGAAGGTCCTGGGGCTCCCCCGATGA